The DNA window GATCGCGCACCTTGTCCGCTTCTGGCTCGTGCACGACATACGGCGTCCGGTCTTGATCCAGTTTGGCGGCAAACGGATCAACCATCCGGTTTTCTCAACATGCGTCACTCGGTCAAAATCAACGTTAATGCTACTTCTAGGTGCAATAGCTCGCCGATATGATTGTTTGACTGCCGAAGTGAATACCAAGGCAAGCTGCCGGACGCCCGTTACAAAACCTTCACCGCTTCGACACATACGTTTTGTCTTTGCCCCTTAGCCACCCGACATCAATCACTGGGGGTGGCTCGTGCTGCGGATCAACAAACTTACCAAACGCTTTGGCGCAAATACCGCTGTCGATGCGGCGACGCTGGATGTCGACAAGCCCTGCATGATCGGGATCATCGGACGCTCTGGTGCAGGTAAATCGACGCTCTTGCGCATGTTGAACCGCCTCGAAGAAACAACCGAGGGCACGATTACGTTTGAGGGGCGCGACGTGACCGCCCTCAAAGGCAAGGACAAGCGCGCCTGGCAGGCCGAATGCGCCATGATCTTTCAGCAGTTCAACCTGGTGCCACGTCTGGATGTGGTGTCGAACGTGCTGCACGGCACGCTCAACCAACGCTCGACGTTGTCGACCATGTTCAACCTCTTCCCCATGTCCGACATCCACAGGGCCATCGACATTCTTGATCGTTTGGGCATCGCCGAACACGCCCCCAAACGTGCCGAGGCGCTGTCAGGTGGTCAGCAGCAGCGTGTGGCCATCGCCCGCGCCCTGATGCAGGACCCCAAGATCATTCTAGCGGACGAGCCTATTGCCTCGCTGGATCCGATGAATGCTCAAGTGGTGATGCAGGCCCTGCGCCGCATCCACGAAGAAGACGGTCGCACGGTAATTGCCAACCTGCACACGCTGGACACTGCACGCCGCTATTGTGACCGCGTGGTCGGCATGCGCGACGGGCGCATCGTGTTCGACGGCTTGCCCGAGCAGCTGACCACCGGCGTAGCCCGCGAGATCTATGGCGCAGGTGCCGATTTCTCCGAGGCCGCGACCTCGACCGAGATCGACACGCTGGAAGCCGCTTCAACGGCAAACCCCGTCAAAGAAGCGGTCTGACCCGCACCAATCCCTTTCATCACCCGGGCCCGATGGGGGGTCGGGAAAACCTAACCGGAGAACCCAAAGATGAAAAAACTGATCGCAGCCCTCGTGGCAACCACAGCTCTGGCCGCACCGGCCCTGGCCGAAGACAACACCATCAGCGAATTCCGCATCGGCCTGCTGGGCGGCGAAAACGCCCAGGACCGTCTGAACAACAACGAGTGCCTGCGCGCCAAGACCGAGGAACTGCTGGGCGTTCCGACCAAGCTGTTTGCCCCTGCCGACTACAACGGCGTGATCC is part of the Falsiruegeria litorea R37 genome and encodes:
- the phnC gene encoding phosphonate ABC transporter ATP-binding protein gives rise to the protein MLRINKLTKRFGANTAVDAATLDVDKPCMIGIIGRSGAGKSTLLRMLNRLEETTEGTITFEGRDVTALKGKDKRAWQAECAMIFQQFNLVPRLDVVSNVLHGTLNQRSTLSTMFNLFPMSDIHRAIDILDRLGIAEHAPKRAEALSGGQQQRVAIARALMQDPKIILADEPIASLDPMNAQVVMQALRRIHEEDGRTVIANLHTLDTARRYCDRVVGMRDGRIVFDGLPEQLTTGVAREIYGAGADFSEAATSTEIDTLEAASTANPVKEAV